One window from the genome of Nicotiana tomentosiformis chromosome 5, ASM39032v3, whole genome shotgun sequence encodes:
- the LOC104091430 gene encoding transcriptional activator TAF-1-like isoform X1: protein MGNSEDGKSCKPEKSSSTAPDQSNIHMYPDWAAMQAYYGPRVAVPPYVNSPVAPGQAPHPCMWGPLQPMMPPYGIPYAGIYAHGGVYAHPGVPIVSRPQAHVMTSSPAVSQTMDAASLSMDPSAKTSGDTNQGLMSKLKGSDGLGMSIGNCSVDNGDGTDHGPSQRFHVSDSGQTEGSSDGSNIHTAEVGEKSKKRSRETTPNTSGDGKSRTRSSPQPREVNGATKKETSIAFNPGNIAEKVVGTVFSPTMTTTLELRNPVGTLVKASPTNVSRISPAVPGEAWLQNEREMKREKRKQSNRESARRSRLRKQGEAEELAIRVQSLTSENLGLKSEINNFTENSAKLKLENSALMERLQNKQRGQAEEVTLGKIGDKRLQPVSTADLLARVNNSGPLDRTNKDDEIHENNTSGAKLHQLLDASHRTDAVAAR from the exons ATGGGAAATAGTGAGGACGGGAAATCTTGTAAGCCTGAGAAATCATCTTCGACCGCACCA GACCAGAGCAATATTCACATGTATCCTGATTGGGCGGCTATGCAG GCATATTATGGTCCACGGGTAGCTGTACCTCCATATGTTAATTCTCCTGTTGCACCTGGTCAAGCTCCTCATCCTTGTATGTGGGGACCGCTACAG CCTATGATGCCACCTTATGGTATACCATATGCAGGAATCTATGCGCATGGTGGTGTTTATGCGCACCCTGGAGTTCCTATC GTGTCTCGTCCTCAGGCTCATGTAATGACATCATCTCCTGCTGTCAGCCAAACCATG GATGCTGCTTCTTTGAGTATGGACCCTTCTGCTAAGACTTCGGGGGATACGAATCAAGGCTTGATGAGTAAGTTAAAAGGTTCTGATGGGCTTGGAATGTCAATAGGAAATTGCAGCGTTGACAATGGCGACGGTACTGACCATGGACCTTCTCAGAG GTTTCATGTCAGTGACAGTGGGCAAACGGAAGGTTCAAGTGATGGAAGTAACATACACACAGCAGAG GTGGGTGAGAAGAGTAAGAAAAGAAGCCGCGAGACGACTCCTAATACCT CTGGTGACGGAAAGAGTCGGACACGAAGCAGTCCACAACCTAGGGAAGTAAATGGGGCTACCAAGAAGGAAACTTCTATAGCTTTTAATCCTGGTAACATAGCAGAGAAAGTAGTCGGAACAGTATTTTCTCCAACCATGACTACTACTCTGGAACTGAGAAATCCTGTCGGTACACTAGTGAAAGCTAGTCCAACTAATGTTTCACGAATTAGTCCTGCAGTGCCGGGCGAAGCTTGGTTACAG AATGAACGTGAGATGAAGCGGGAGAAGAGGAAGCAGTCTAATCGGGAATCTGCAAGGAGATCAAGGTTGAGAAAGCAG GGAGAAGCTGAAGAATTGGCAATACGAGTTCAATCTTTAACCTCCGAAAATTTGGGACTCAAATCAGAGATAAATAATTTCACTGAAAATTCTGCGAAACTAAAGCTTGAAAATTCCGCTTTAATG GAGAGACTGCAAAATAAACAACGAGGACAAGCAGAAGAGGTAACTTTAGGCAAGATTGGTGATAAGAGGCTGCAACCTGTTAGCACAGCAGACCTATTAGCAAGAGTCAACAACTCTGGTCCGTTGGATAGAACCAACAAAGACGATGAAATTCATGAGAATAATACTTCAGGAGCAAAGCTTCATCAACTTCTTGATGCTAGCCACAGAACTGATGCTGTGGCTGCTAGATGA
- the LOC104091430 gene encoding transcriptional activator TAF-1-like isoform X2: MGNSEDGKSCKPEKSSSTAPDQSNIHMYPDWAAMQAYYGPRVAVPPYVNSPVAPGQAPHPCMWGPLQPMMPPYGIPYAGIYAHGGVYAHPGVPIVSRPQAHVMTSSPAVSQTMDAASLSMDPSAKTSGDTNQGLMSKLKGSDGLGMSIGNCSVDNGDGTDHGPSQSDSGQTEGSSDGSNIHTAEVGEKSKKRSRETTPNTSGDGKSRTRSSPQPREVNGATKKETSIAFNPGNIAEKVVGTVFSPTMTTTLELRNPVGTLVKASPTNVSRISPAVPGEAWLQNEREMKREKRKQSNRESARRSRLRKQGEAEELAIRVQSLTSENLGLKSEINNFTENSAKLKLENSALMERLQNKQRGQAEEVTLGKIGDKRLQPVSTADLLARVNNSGPLDRTNKDDEIHENNTSGAKLHQLLDASHRTDAVAAR; the protein is encoded by the exons ATGGGAAATAGTGAGGACGGGAAATCTTGTAAGCCTGAGAAATCATCTTCGACCGCACCA GACCAGAGCAATATTCACATGTATCCTGATTGGGCGGCTATGCAG GCATATTATGGTCCACGGGTAGCTGTACCTCCATATGTTAATTCTCCTGTTGCACCTGGTCAAGCTCCTCATCCTTGTATGTGGGGACCGCTACAG CCTATGATGCCACCTTATGGTATACCATATGCAGGAATCTATGCGCATGGTGGTGTTTATGCGCACCCTGGAGTTCCTATC GTGTCTCGTCCTCAGGCTCATGTAATGACATCATCTCCTGCTGTCAGCCAAACCATG GATGCTGCTTCTTTGAGTATGGACCCTTCTGCTAAGACTTCGGGGGATACGAATCAAGGCTTGATGAGTAAGTTAAAAGGTTCTGATGGGCTTGGAATGTCAATAGGAAATTGCAGCGTTGACAATGGCGACGGTACTGACCATGGACCTTCTCAGAG TGACAGTGGGCAAACGGAAGGTTCAAGTGATGGAAGTAACATACACACAGCAGAG GTGGGTGAGAAGAGTAAGAAAAGAAGCCGCGAGACGACTCCTAATACCT CTGGTGACGGAAAGAGTCGGACACGAAGCAGTCCACAACCTAGGGAAGTAAATGGGGCTACCAAGAAGGAAACTTCTATAGCTTTTAATCCTGGTAACATAGCAGAGAAAGTAGTCGGAACAGTATTTTCTCCAACCATGACTACTACTCTGGAACTGAGAAATCCTGTCGGTACACTAGTGAAAGCTAGTCCAACTAATGTTTCACGAATTAGTCCTGCAGTGCCGGGCGAAGCTTGGTTACAG AATGAACGTGAGATGAAGCGGGAGAAGAGGAAGCAGTCTAATCGGGAATCTGCAAGGAGATCAAGGTTGAGAAAGCAG GGAGAAGCTGAAGAATTGGCAATACGAGTTCAATCTTTAACCTCCGAAAATTTGGGACTCAAATCAGAGATAAATAATTTCACTGAAAATTCTGCGAAACTAAAGCTTGAAAATTCCGCTTTAATG GAGAGACTGCAAAATAAACAACGAGGACAAGCAGAAGAGGTAACTTTAGGCAAGATTGGTGATAAGAGGCTGCAACCTGTTAGCACAGCAGACCTATTAGCAAGAGTCAACAACTCTGGTCCGTTGGATAGAACCAACAAAGACGATGAAATTCATGAGAATAATACTTCAGGAGCAAAGCTTCATCAACTTCTTGATGCTAGCCACAGAACTGATGCTGTGGCTGCTAGATGA
- the LOC104091430 gene encoding transcriptional activator TAF-1-like isoform X3: protein MGNSEDGKSCKPEKSSSTAPDQSNIHMYPDWAAMQAYYGPRVAVPPYVNSPVAPGQAPHPCMWGPLQPMMPPYGIPYAGIYAHGGVYAHPGVPIVSRPQAHVMTSSPAVSQTMDAASLSMDPSAKTSGDTNQGLMSKLKGSDGLGMSIGNCSVDNGDGTDHGPSQSGQTEGSSDGSNIHTAEVGEKSKKRSRETTPNTSGDGKSRTRSSPQPREVNGATKKETSIAFNPGNIAEKVVGTVFSPTMTTTLELRNPVGTLVKASPTNVSRISPAVPGEAWLQNEREMKREKRKQSNRESARRSRLRKQGEAEELAIRVQSLTSENLGLKSEINNFTENSAKLKLENSALMERLQNKQRGQAEEVTLGKIGDKRLQPVSTADLLARVNNSGPLDRTNKDDEIHENNTSGAKLHQLLDASHRTDAVAAR, encoded by the exons ATGGGAAATAGTGAGGACGGGAAATCTTGTAAGCCTGAGAAATCATCTTCGACCGCACCA GACCAGAGCAATATTCACATGTATCCTGATTGGGCGGCTATGCAG GCATATTATGGTCCACGGGTAGCTGTACCTCCATATGTTAATTCTCCTGTTGCACCTGGTCAAGCTCCTCATCCTTGTATGTGGGGACCGCTACAG CCTATGATGCCACCTTATGGTATACCATATGCAGGAATCTATGCGCATGGTGGTGTTTATGCGCACCCTGGAGTTCCTATC GTGTCTCGTCCTCAGGCTCATGTAATGACATCATCTCCTGCTGTCAGCCAAACCATG GATGCTGCTTCTTTGAGTATGGACCCTTCTGCTAAGACTTCGGGGGATACGAATCAAGGCTTGATGAGTAAGTTAAAAGGTTCTGATGGGCTTGGAATGTCAATAGGAAATTGCAGCGTTGACAATGGCGACGGTACTGACCATGGACCTTCTCAGAG TGGGCAAACGGAAGGTTCAAGTGATGGAAGTAACATACACACAGCAGAG GTGGGTGAGAAGAGTAAGAAAAGAAGCCGCGAGACGACTCCTAATACCT CTGGTGACGGAAAGAGTCGGACACGAAGCAGTCCACAACCTAGGGAAGTAAATGGGGCTACCAAGAAGGAAACTTCTATAGCTTTTAATCCTGGTAACATAGCAGAGAAAGTAGTCGGAACAGTATTTTCTCCAACCATGACTACTACTCTGGAACTGAGAAATCCTGTCGGTACACTAGTGAAAGCTAGTCCAACTAATGTTTCACGAATTAGTCCTGCAGTGCCGGGCGAAGCTTGGTTACAG AATGAACGTGAGATGAAGCGGGAGAAGAGGAAGCAGTCTAATCGGGAATCTGCAAGGAGATCAAGGTTGAGAAAGCAG GGAGAAGCTGAAGAATTGGCAATACGAGTTCAATCTTTAACCTCCGAAAATTTGGGACTCAAATCAGAGATAAATAATTTCACTGAAAATTCTGCGAAACTAAAGCTTGAAAATTCCGCTTTAATG GAGAGACTGCAAAATAAACAACGAGGACAAGCAGAAGAGGTAACTTTAGGCAAGATTGGTGATAAGAGGCTGCAACCTGTTAGCACAGCAGACCTATTAGCAAGAGTCAACAACTCTGGTCCGTTGGATAGAACCAACAAAGACGATGAAATTCATGAGAATAATACTTCAGGAGCAAAGCTTCATCAACTTCTTGATGCTAGCCACAGAACTGATGCTGTGGCTGCTAGATGA
- the LOC104091431 gene encoding NDR1/HIN1-like protein 6 codes for MSMRKPLQKPPGYRETGIPIQRPPQSSFYPEKNNSRRRSFCCCCCCYFCIFLIFLILLLIAAGAILYLWFDPKLPIFHLKSLEFTKFNITDSPDGPKLNAQATVSVELKNPNKQLKIIYGKTNIELKDEDGVNLGNGNVPGFVQGTKNVTVVKFGIKMNELLYVENVAKVRDGLKNKSLKVSADVGTGFGIGFSGWKSETIGVRVSCGGLSLKQMENGAAPKCQITVLSW; via the coding sequence ATGTCAATGAGAAAACCTTTGCAGAAGCCACCTGGTTATAGAGAAACTGGAATACCAATTCAAAGGCCACCACAATCATCATTCTACCCAGAAAAAAATAATTCGCGCAGAAGGAGTttctgctgttgttgttgttgttacttctGCATCTTCTTAATCTTCTTAATCCTCTTATTAATTGCTGCTGGTGCCATTCTATATCTCTGGTTTGATCCAAAGCTCCCTATTTTCCACTTAAAATCCCTCGAATTCACCAAATTTAATATCACTGACAGTCCAGACGGGCCTAAATTGAATGCACAAGCAACAGTTAGTGTAGAGCTGAAAAATCCAAATAAACAGCTCAAGATTATTTATGGAAAAACAAACATAGAATTGAAAGATGAAGATGGTGTAAATTTGGGTAATGGAAACGTTCCAGGCTTCGTCCAGGGGACGAAGAATGTGACAGTGGTTAAATTTGGTATTAAAATGAATGAATTGTTATACGTTGAAAATGTCGCGAAAGTAAGAGATGGATTAAAGAACAAGAGTTTGAAGGTTTCTGCTGATGTTGGAACTGGTTTTGGAATTGGATTTAGTGGTTGGAAAAGTGAAACAATTGGAGTTAGAGTGAGTTGTGGAGGTTTGAGCTTGAAGCAAATGGAAAATGGTGCTGCACCAAAATGCCAGATTACTGTGCTTAGCTGGTAA
- the LOC138891714 gene encoding uncharacterized protein, producing the protein MRRYLDKLQVTLHRFKEWILQHVPREQNSEADVLANLGSSIEEDKIDSGTVVQLSRSIIEGGNAEINSISLTWDWRNMYIKYLKNGKLPSNPKELRVLRTKAARFTLIEDGTLDRRMFDGPQAICLGPGDTDYVLREVHEGTCGNHSGPEPLIRKIIRAGNYWDSMEKDTKEFIRKCDKCQRFAPMIHQPGERLHSLISPWPFMKWGMDIVGPLPSAPYISHFEKIFLLHDSNRSLWAKIL; encoded by the exons atgcggaggtatttggacaaactacaggtaactctacaccgTTTTAAAGAATGGatcctacaacatgtgcctcgagaacaaaacagtgaggccgacgtACTCGCAAATCTGGGGTCGTCGATCGAAGAAGATAAGatcgactcggggactgtcgttcaactttcgagatctaTAATCGAGGGAGGGAATGCCGAGATTAACTCcataagcttaacctgggattggaggaatatgtatattaaatacttaaagaacggaaaactcccatcgaaccctaaagaattgagggttctacgaaccaaggctgctcgattcacgttgatTGAAGATGGAACATTGGACAGAAGGATGTTCGACGGACCACAGGCAATATgcttgggaccaggagacaccgattatgttttacgtgaggtccatgaaggcacttgtggaaaccactccggcCCTGAACCACTAATtcgcaaaatcatcagagcaggaaactactgggatagcatggagaaggacactaaggaattcattcgaaaatgtgataaatgtcaaaggtttgcaccaatgatccatcaacctggAGAGCGGCTTCATTCACTcatttctccatggccattcatgaaatggggaatggatatcgtcggccctctaccatcggccccat atatttcacactttgaaaagatcttcctgcttcatgattcaaacaggaGCTTatgggctaagatactttga
- the LOC138891715 gene encoding uncharacterized protein → MAKTSKNVPQKEKVSSSRPSGDKAPVEPPPHEYVPGPCVTKDAILRPSSGEERTKSPAISKFRVDLSQCEVELQKVSGERDALQLLCSQKDEVIKDLQADLAKAREEEDELDNQVSLVLLEYGFDPTMEANSSLSQLQQKLRSIKQKGSAQAKRVEELETRLAEAKAKIDSSKVMADKSIAVYRADTEADQMEAREVADTADTRAYWAVELARCRSRRETLEEIHA, encoded by the exons atggcaaaaacttcaaaaaacGTACCTCAAAAGGAGAAAGTTTCctcttcacggccgtccggcgacaaggcgccggtggagccgcctccccacgagtatgttcctggcccgt gtgtaaccaaggatgccattttaaggccttcgagtggtgaggaaagaaccaagtccccg GCCATTAGCAAGTTTCGAGTCGACCTCAGCCAATGTGaagtcgagcttcagaaggtctcgggggagagagatgctctgcagcttctttgcagccaaaaggacgaggttataaaggacctccaagcagatttggctaaagCTCGTGAAGAAGAGGACGAACTAGATAatcaggtgagcctcgttctattagagtatgggtttgacccaaCTATGGAAGCTAACtcttcgttatctcagctgcagcaaaag cttcgaagcatcaagcaaaaaggttcggctcaggccaagagggtcgaggagcttgaaacaaggcttgctgaggccaaggcaaAGATTGATTcgtcgaaagtcatggcggacaagtccattgccgtgtatcgggcTGATACCGAGGCTGATCAAATGGAGGCAAGAGAGGTAGCGGATACCGCTGACACTCGAGCATATTGGGCTGTCGAACTTGCTAGgtgtcgatctcggagggagaccctcgaggagatacacgcttgA